Proteins co-encoded in one Rattus rattus isolate New Zealand chromosome 5, Rrattus_CSIRO_v1, whole genome shotgun sequence genomic window:
- the LOC116900060 gene encoding acyl-CoA-binding protein-like: MSQAEFDKAAEEVKCLKTQPMDEEMLFIYSHFKQATVGDVNTDRPGLLDLKGKAKWDSWNKLKGTSKENAMKTYVEKGRRAKEEIWNMEYK, from the coding sequence ATGTCTCAGGCTGAATTTGACAAAGCTGCTGAGGAAGTGAAGTGCCTCAAGACTCAGCCAATGGATGAAGAGATGCTGTTCATCTACAGCCACTTCAAACAAGCTACTGTGGGTGACGTAAATACAGATAGGCCTGGGCTGTTGGACCTCAAGGGCAAAGCCAAGTGGGACTCATGGAACAAGCTGAAAGGGACTTCCAAGGAAAATGCCATGAAGACCTATGTGGAAAAGGGTAGAAGAGCTAAAGAAGAAATATGGAATATGGAATATAAATGA